From Chaetodon trifascialis isolate fChaTrf1 chromosome 1, fChaTrf1.hap1, whole genome shotgun sequence, one genomic window encodes:
- the arl14ep gene encoding ARL14 effector protein encodes MPVICAAIGCNNKFVKGSEIRFYRFPLSKPELASKWVHSLGMKNFIPTANTCLCSEHFRNDCFRDYNGKQFLREDAVPTLFTHGQDSTKIELRKRGVIPKEPSIVNQMGTQADRDRAKEAGSLRREKRGGFRGGRGARGGKQMSDRHTIGAKSRVYDSKGRLLSNSKDMCDCLDVDCMGCFYPCPECGSRKCGVECRCDRKWLYEQVEVEGGEIIRNKYAV; translated from the exons ATGCCTGTTATTTGTGCGGCAATAGGTTGTAACAATAAGTTTGTTAAAGGGTCAGAAATAAGATTTTACAG GTTCCCGCTCAGCAAGCCTGAACTTGCCAGCAAATGGGTGCACAGCTTGGGGATGAAAAACTTCATCCCGACCGCCAACACCTGCCTATGCTCAGAGCATTTCCGGAACGACTGCTTCAGGGACTACAACGGCAAACAGTTTCTGAGGGAGGATGCAGTGCCCACTCTATTCACCCATGGCCAGGACTCCACAAAG ATTGAACTTCGTAAAAGAGGGGTGATACCGAAGGAGCCAAGCATCGTGAATCAAATGGGAACACAAGCAGACCGAGACAGAGCGAAAGAGGCTGGCAGTCTacgcagagagaagagaggagggttCAGG GGTGGACGAGGAGCCCGTGGAGGAAAGCAAATGTCTGACAG ACACACCATCGGAGCCAAGAGCAGAGTGTACGACAGCAAAGGCCGCCTGCTCTCCAACAGCAAGGACATGTGCGACTGTCTGGATGTGGACTGCATGGGCTGCTTCTACCCCTGCCCCGAATGCGGCTCCCGCAAGTGTGGGGTGGAGTGCCGCTGCGACAGGAAGTGGCTTTacgagcaggtggaggtggagggtggagagaTCATCCGGAATAAGTATGCTGTGTAG
- the kcna4 gene encoding potassium voltage-gated channel subfamily A member 1 — MEFAMVGADGGCNSHLPYGYAQARARERERERERQAAQTRAAAAAAAAEGGSGAEGGGGGGGGGGGGSGGGVGGSTSTSSSAHLLNNRQHPSRAASSANANISSGGTASRPSSSSSSTSSSQPPQHQQEPEQQQQRVLRERKKQRGVGRWRRSRTTLGGDLRHSELALLGSEEDIMIEEEEAEGAEEEEEEEEEGDRGSKRSSFLCNMDDEEETVSLTDRRPQSGYENVYSECGCCERVVINVSGLKFETQLKTLTQFPDTLLGDPDKRIRYFDPLRNEYFFDRNRPSFDAILYYYQSGGRLKRPVNVPFDIFSEEVKFYELGEEAILKFREDEGFVKEEEKPLPEDEFKRQIWLLFEYPESSSPARGIAVVSVLVIVISIVIFCLETLPEFRDEKEYLQPRHNSTQPDHGFTPFNDPFFIVETVCIIWFSFEIIVRFFASPSKPAFFKNIMNSIDIVSILPYFITLGTDLAQHQGNGQQAMSFAILRIIRLVRVFRIFKLSRHSKGLQILGHTLRASMRELALLIFFLVIGVILFSSAVYFAEADEPTSQFTSIPDAFWWAVVTMTTVGYGDMKPITVGGKIVGSLCAIAGVLTIALPVPVIVSNFNYFYHRETDNEDQTPVVESMPPGCPYFPDFLRKFKGSPSGSSLGDKAEYMEMEEGVTESLCGLDKSPSKGNGTDIGRRNSTNSKSIQTDV, encoded by the coding sequence ATGGAGTTTGCCATGGTTGGTGCGGACGGCGGGTGCAACAGTCACCTGCCGTACGGATATGCCCAAGCTCGCGCACGGGAGAGGGAGCGCGAGAGGGAGCGACAGGCTGCCCAGACCAGAGCTGCGGCTGCGGCGGCCGCTGCCGAAGGTGGGTCCGGTGCGGAgggaggaggcggcggcggcggcggcggcggcggcggtaGTGGCGGCGGCGTGGGGgggtccacctccacctcctcgaGCGCTCATCTCCTTAACAACCGCCAGCATCCGTCTCGCGCCGCCTCCTCCGCGAACGCCAACATCAGCAGCGGCGGTACCGCCTCgcgcccctcctcctcctcctcctccacctcctcctcgcAGCCGCCACAGCACCAACAGGAgcccgagcagcagcagcagagagttcTCAGAGAGCGGAAAAAGCAGCGCGGCGTCGGACGGTGGAGACGCAGCCGGACGACTCTCGGCGGAGACCTGCGCCACTCGGAGCTGGCGCTGCTCGGATCCGAGGAGGACATCATgatagaggaggaagaggccgaGGGagccgaggaagaggaggaggaggaggaggagggggaccGGGGCAGCAAGAGGTCGAGTTTTCTGTGTAACatggatgatgaggaggagaccGTGTCGCTCACTGACAGGCGCCCGCAGTCCGGGTACGAAAACGTTTACAGCGAGTGCGGCTGCTGCGAGAGGGTCGTCATCAACGTGTCGGGTCTGAAGTTTGAAACTCAACTCAAGACTCTCACTCAGTTCCCAGACACTCTCCTGGGAGACCCCGACAAGCGTATCAGGTACTTCGACCCGCTAAGGAACGAATACTTCTTCGACCGGAACCGACCGAGTTTTGACGCCATTCTTTACTATTACCAGTCCGGGGGGCGGTTGAAAAGACCCGTCAACGTCCCGTTTGACATCTTCTCCGAGGAGGTGAAGTTTTACGAACTCGGGGAAGAGGCGATCCTCAAGTTTCGGGAGGATGAGGGTTTTgtcaaagaggaggagaaacctCTACCGGAGGACGAGTTCAAGCGCCAAATTTGGCTGCTTTTTGAGTATCCGGAGAGCTCGAGCCCTGCCAGGGGGATCGCGGTCGTCTCCGTCCTGGTCATCGTTATTTCTATTGTCATTTTCTGCCTGGAGACGCTGCCGGAGTTCAGGGATGAAAAAGAGTATCTACAGCCACGACACAACTCCACTCAACCTGACCACGGATTTACTCCCTTCAACGACCCGTTTTTCATCGTGGAGACGGTTTGCATCATCTGGTTCTCCTTTGAGATTATAGTCCGCTTCTTCGCGAGTCCGAGCAAACCGgctttctttaaaaacattatGAACTCAATAGACATTGTATCCATTTTGCCTTATTTCATAACTCTCGGCACGGACCTGGCGCAGCACCAAGGCAACGGGCAGCAGGCGATGAGCTTCGCCATCCTGAGAATAATCCGCCTTGTCAGGGTGTTTCGCATCTTCAAGCTGTCCAGGCACTCCAAGGGGCTGCAGATCCTGGGTCATACCCTGCGCGCCAGCATGAGGGAGCTGGCCCTCCTCATTTTCTTCCTGGTCATAGGTGTCATCCTGTTCTCCAGCGCAGTGTACTTCGCCGAGGCGGACGAGCCCACCTCCCAGTTCACGAGCATCCCCGACGCTTTCTGGTGGGCGGTGGTGACCATGACGACGGTGGGCTACGGTGACATGAAGCCCATCACTGTCGGGGGGAAGATAGTGGGCTCCCTGTGCGCGATCGCTGGCGTGTTAACCATCGCGCTCCCGGTGCCGGTCATAGTGTCCAACTTCAACTACTTTTACCACAGGGAGACCGATAACGAAGACCAGACGCCGGTGGTGGAGAGCATGCCCCCGGGCTGCCCGTATTTCCCGGACTTTCTAAGGAAATTCAAGGGCTCGCCCTCTGGCTCCTCGCTGGGTGACAAAGCGGAGTatatggagatggaggagggggtgacGGAGTCGTTGTGCGGGCTGGACAAGAGCCCCAGTAAAGGAAACGGCACAGACATAGGCAGGAGAAACAGTACTAACTCAAAATCCATTCAGACTGACGTGTGA
- the fshb gene encoding follitropin subunit beta: MRLFRRLRCTRRRMQLVVMAAVLALAGAGQDCSISCRPTNISIPVESCGSTEFVYTTICAGQCYLEDPVYMGHHDWPEQKICNGDWSYEVKYIKGCPVGVTYPVARNCQCTACNGEDTYCGHFPGLVPSCPSF; the protein is encoded by the exons ATGAGACTGTTCAG GCGTCTGCGTTGCACCCGGAGGAGGATGCagctggttgtcatggcagcagtGCTGGCACTGGCGGGGGCGGGGCAGGACTGCAGCATCAGCTGTCGTCCAACCAACATCAGCATCCCCGTGGAGAGCTGTGGCAGCACCGAGTTCGTTTACACCACCATATGTGCAGGACAGTGCTACCTCGAG GATCCGGTCTACATGGGCCACCATGACTGGCCTGAGCAGAAGATCTGTAACGGGGACTGGTCCTACGAGGTGAAATACATCAAAGGATGTCCAGTGGGGGTCACCTACCCTGTGGCCAGAAACTGCCAGTGCACTGCATGTAATGGAGAAGACACATACTGTGGGCATTTCCCCGGACTCGTACCGAGCTGTCCGTCCTTTTAA